A genomic stretch from Chitinophaga agri includes:
- a CDS encoding c-type cytochrome — protein MKNIYKAFIKKTALYSLLLAAATGVTSGVRAQETPKEEDFYKILKVTSPEGTLLEVGGLTVLPNGDLGVSTRRGEVYIVENPTSRKPYFRKFATGLHEILGLVWKDGAFYCAQRGELTKLVDTNMDGKADVYETVYAWPLSGHYHEYSFGPKLAPDGSFFVSGNVAFGNQEWWRGESRVPYRGWMMHIFPDGRMEPYATGFRSPCGLGMINGEMFYTDNQGDWFGSGGVWQVKKGDFVGHPAGLRWTNLPNSPLKLTQEKFFSLVDEGRPKDANGNYTKPENSTTAPYVTLMDVKKKIPELRLPAVVLPHGIQGISNSEIVQIPEGSFGPFAGQLLVGDQGQSKIMRVVMEKIKGEYQGVSFDLRNGFQSGVLRMAWSKDGSTLFVGETNRGWGSAGEANEGLQRLVWNEKMPFEMKTIKAMPDGFEIEFTLPVNKKSAEDLASYSVESFTYKYHSVYGSPMVDIKQCPVKGVKVSEDGLKARIIVDSLRLDYVHNITLEGVREKDNSYSLIHPTGYYTLHNLPEGDKLPVSQASTFNSAKVAAAAAAEKAKTAAKDPKATAAAKPAATPAKAPTYEEVKPLLAKYTCNACHQANKRQVGPAFADVAKRKYTGEQILKLLANPKPQNWPDYATEMPPMPQVPRADGLKIAAWINSLK, from the coding sequence ATGAAAAACATTTATAAGGCATTCATAAAAAAGACCGCGTTGTATTCGCTGCTGTTAGCTGCGGCAACCGGTGTTACTTCCGGGGTTCGTGCCCAGGAAACGCCTAAAGAAGAAGATTTTTACAAGATCCTCAAGGTAACTTCTCCGGAAGGAACCCTGCTGGAAGTGGGCGGTCTGACGGTATTGCCGAATGGCGATTTAGGCGTGTCTACCCGTCGTGGTGAGGTATATATAGTGGAGAATCCGACCAGCCGTAAGCCTTACTTCCGTAAGTTCGCTACTGGTCTGCACGAGATACTGGGCCTGGTATGGAAAGATGGTGCTTTCTATTGCGCGCAGCGTGGTGAGCTTACCAAACTGGTAGATACCAACATGGACGGTAAGGCAGATGTATATGAGACCGTATACGCATGGCCATTGTCCGGTCACTACCATGAATATAGCTTCGGTCCTAAACTGGCGCCTGATGGCTCGTTCTTCGTATCTGGCAACGTGGCATTCGGTAACCAGGAATGGTGGCGTGGTGAAAGCCGCGTGCCATACAGAGGCTGGATGATGCATATCTTCCCTGATGGCCGTATGGAACCATATGCTACCGGTTTCCGCTCTCCCTGCGGTCTGGGTATGATCAACGGTGAGATGTTCTACACTGATAACCAGGGTGACTGGTTTGGTTCGGGTGGTGTATGGCAGGTAAAGAAAGGTGATTTCGTAGGCCACCCTGCTGGTTTACGCTGGACCAACCTGCCTAACTCTCCGCTGAAACTGACACAGGAAAAGTTCTTCTCTCTGGTAGACGAAGGTCGTCCGAAAGATGCGAACGGTAACTACACTAAACCTGAGAATAGCACCACAGCACCTTATGTAACGCTGATGGATGTGAAAAAGAAGATCCCTGAGCTGCGTTTGCCAGCAGTAGTGCTGCCGCACGGTATCCAGGGTATCTCTAACTCTGAGATCGTACAGATCCCAGAAGGTTCTTTTGGTCCTTTCGCAGGCCAGTTGCTGGTAGGCGATCAGGGTCAGAGTAAGATCATGCGTGTGGTAATGGAGAAAATAAAAGGTGAATACCAGGGTGTTTCCTTCGACCTGCGTAATGGTTTCCAGTCAGGCGTACTGCGTATGGCCTGGTCTAAGGACGGTTCTACCCTGTTCGTGGGTGAAACCAACCGTGGATGGGGTTCTGCCGGTGAGGCAAACGAAGGTTTACAGCGCCTGGTATGGAACGAGAAAATGCCTTTCGAAATGAAGACGATCAAGGCAATGCCGGATGGTTTTGAGATCGAATTCACATTACCAGTAAATAAGAAATCTGCTGAAGACCTGGCGTCTTACTCCGTAGAAAGCTTCACTTACAAATACCATTCTGTATACGGTAGCCCTATGGTAGATATCAAACAGTGTCCGGTAAAAGGTGTGAAAGTATCTGAGGATGGCCTGAAAGCAAGGATCATTGTGGATAGTCTGCGTCTGGATTATGTGCATAACATCACCCTGGAAGGTGTACGTGAAAAAGATAATTCTTATTCACTGATCCACCCGACCGGTTACTACACCCTGCACAACCTGCCGGAAGGAGATAAGCTGCCTGTAAGCCAGGCAAGCACGTTCAATTCTGCAAAGGTAGCTGCTGCTGCCGCTGCTGAGAAAGCGAAGACTGCTGCAAAAGATCCTAAAGCAACCGCTGCTGCTAAACCAGCTGCAACACCGGCAAAAGCACCTACCTACGAAGAGGTAAAGCCGCTGCTGGCAAAATACACCTGTAATGCATGTCACCAGGCGAACAAACGCCAGGTAGGTCCTGCTTTCGCAGATGTAGCGAAAAGAAAATACACTGGTGAGCAGATCCTGAAACTGCTGGCGAATCCTAAACCACAGAACTGGCCTGACTATGCGACAGAAATGCCGCCAATGCCACAGGTACCACGTGCTGATGGGCTGAAGATCGCTGCGTGGATCAACTCACTGAAGTAA
- a CDS encoding 3-keto-disaccharide hydrolase, translated as MLLRSKNHASRSLMGILCFSGIGMALANPAAAQTGKFPLQDLSAFREPGQSWSITSDASAKLDNPHVLDAVAGTGVLFNMPDKKHPGKDLFSNEEYGDVDIELDYMMAPGSNSGIYLQGRYELQLLDSWGTKVPKAGDNGGIYERWDDNRPNGQQGYDGHAPRVNASRAPGLWQHMKISFQAPRFDAAGKKIANARMLLVELNGVTIQENVELMGPTRGAIGGGDEKATGPLRLQGDHGAVAFRNLTINKLSVAHQGNDRDRQTDPILVDAPVNTLLRSFMDVKDNYRIVHSISVGSPEKVHYTYDLDKGMIAQVWRGEFLDATPMWHERGNGCSRPRGAVQFLGKSYFTLGKLATPQTAWMTDTTGSSFRPKGYVLDDSDLPTFKYEVYGSAVSDVVRVLSEGRGISRQLTVATPVEGLYAKLAEGASIENPSKDLYVIDGKSYYLQLQDAGGEKPVIRDGAGVKELIIPVRSKLSYSILF; from the coding sequence ATGTTACTTAGATCGAAGAATCATGCAAGCCGGTCTCTGATGGGAATCCTGTGTTTCTCTGGTATTGGAATGGCTTTGGCCAACCCAGCTGCCGCACAGACAGGCAAGTTTCCATTGCAGGACCTGTCCGCTTTCCGCGAGCCCGGCCAGAGTTGGAGTATTACCAGCGACGCCTCCGCAAAACTGGACAACCCACATGTACTGGATGCTGTTGCAGGTACAGGGGTATTATTCAACATGCCAGATAAAAAACATCCTGGCAAAGACCTTTTCTCCAACGAAGAATACGGCGATGTTGATATTGAACTGGACTATATGATGGCGCCAGGTTCCAATTCCGGTATCTATCTGCAGGGCAGATATGAGCTCCAGTTGCTGGACAGCTGGGGTACCAAAGTGCCTAAAGCAGGCGATAACGGTGGTATCTATGAGCGTTGGGATGACAATCGTCCTAATGGTCAGCAGGGATATGATGGTCATGCGCCCCGTGTAAATGCCAGCCGTGCGCCAGGCTTGTGGCAGCATATGAAGATCTCTTTCCAGGCGCCTCGTTTTGATGCTGCCGGTAAAAAGATCGCGAATGCACGCATGTTGCTTGTAGAACTGAATGGTGTTACCATCCAGGAAAACGTGGAACTGATGGGGCCTACCCGTGGTGCTATCGGCGGTGGTGATGAAAAAGCTACTGGTCCGCTGCGTTTACAGGGTGACCATGGTGCTGTTGCTTTCCGCAATCTCACCATCAATAAACTGAGCGTTGCCCATCAGGGTAATGACAGAGACAGACAAACAGATCCGATCCTGGTTGATGCGCCGGTAAACACTTTGCTGCGTAGCTTCATGGATGTGAAAGACAACTATCGCATCGTACACAGTATCTCTGTTGGTTCTCCTGAAAAAGTACATTACACTTATGATCTGGATAAAGGAATGATCGCGCAGGTATGGCGTGGTGAGTTCCTGGATGCTACCCCAATGTGGCATGAAAGAGGTAATGGTTGCTCCCGTCCGCGTGGTGCCGTACAGTTCCTGGGTAAGTCATACTTCACGCTGGGTAAACTCGCTACACCGCAGACAGCCTGGATGACTGATACCACCGGTTCATCTTTCCGTCCTAAAGGATACGTACTGGATGACAGCGACCTGCCTACTTTCAAATATGAAGTGTATGGTTCCGCTGTATCTGATGTGGTGCGTGTACTGTCTGAAGGTCGTGGCATCAGCCGTCAGCTGACCGTGGCTACACCTGTAGAAGGACTGTATGCTAAACTGGCGGAAGGTGCGTCCATAGAAAATCCTTCAAAGGACCTGTATGTGATCGATGGAAAATCTTACTACCTGCAACTGCAGGATGCCGGTGGCGAAAAGCCTGTCATCCGCGATGGCGCCGGCGTGAAAGAACTCATCATTCCTGTACGCAGTAAACTGAGCTATTCCATCCTTTTCTAA
- a CDS encoding multiheme c-type cytochrome — MKSLVLLLLLSFIVAGSIICAAWHAPVMNQEPAAFAGAAACKSCHSDIFNTTRHTAHHFTSALPDDAHIKGSFADGKNEFVYNQWMVVLLEKKKADFLQTAYMNGIPTEQQAFGIVIGSGRKGQTYLYWNKNSLYQLPVSYYAPADDWCNSPGYPLNYIRFDRQIPATCLECHASYAEARERKDGSTTYNKRSIIYGIDCERCHGPGAAHVAYHTQHPDDKTAHSIINTRNLSRQQRLDACALCHSGLRKQLQPAFSFVVGQKLDDYAVPNYDVDTAGGLDVHGNQYGLLTASKCFKMAAQLDCSSCHNVHVSERNDMATFSRRCMSCHSANGIAHDSCTFKPPDGVLLSDNCVDCHMPLQPSKKITLKLASAKDITPDLVRTHKVGVYPDITDRFLQRKTH; from the coding sequence ATGAAAAGTCTGGTACTCCTGTTGCTCCTCTCATTCATAGTGGCTGGCAGTATTATCTGCGCAGCCTGGCATGCACCTGTTATGAATCAGGAGCCGGCTGCTTTTGCCGGGGCGGCAGCCTGTAAGTCCTGTCATAGCGATATTTTTAATACTACCCGCCACACAGCTCACCATTTTACTTCCGCTTTGCCCGATGATGCCCATATCAAAGGAAGTTTTGCTGATGGGAAAAATGAGTTTGTATATAATCAATGGATGGTGGTGCTACTGGAGAAAAAGAAAGCCGATTTTTTGCAGACGGCCTACATGAACGGCATTCCTACTGAACAACAGGCGTTTGGCATCGTAATAGGTTCCGGCAGAAAAGGACAAACTTATCTCTACTGGAATAAGAATAGCTTATATCAACTGCCCGTTTCTTATTACGCACCCGCCGACGACTGGTGTAACAGCCCTGGGTATCCGCTAAACTATATACGTTTTGACAGACAGATCCCTGCTACCTGTCTGGAATGCCATGCGTCTTATGCGGAGGCCCGCGAAAGAAAAGATGGGAGTACCACTTACAATAAGAGATCTATTATCTATGGGATAGACTGTGAGCGATGTCATGGCCCGGGCGCAGCCCATGTAGCTTATCATACGCAGCATCCGGATGATAAGACCGCGCATAGTATCATCAATACCAGGAACCTGTCAAGACAGCAGCGCCTTGATGCCTGCGCCTTGTGTCATTCCGGACTGAGAAAGCAGCTGCAACCTGCATTCTCGTTTGTCGTTGGACAAAAGCTGGACGACTATGCTGTGCCTAATTATGATGTGGATACTGCTGGTGGATTAGATGTGCATGGCAATCAGTATGGATTGCTTACCGCCAGTAAATGTTTTAAAATGGCGGCACAACTGGATTGTTCCTCTTGTCATAATGTGCATGTCAGTGAAAGAAATGATATGGCGACTTTCTCCCGCCGTTGTATGAGTTGTCATAGTGCAAATGGCATCGCACATGATAGTTGTACGTTCAAGCCACCTGACGGTGTGTTATTAAGTGATAATTGTGTAGACTGTCATATGCCCTTGCAACCGTCTAAGAAGATCACTTTGAAGCTCGCCAGTGCGAAGGACATCACACCAGACCTGGTGCGTACACATAAGGTGGGAGTGTATCCGGACATAACTGATCGGTTCCTGCAAAGGAAGACGCACTGA
- a CDS encoding AAA family ATPase, with amino-acid sequence MWTITNNRSWSYLEQQYDWVRDMQHVPQDPIHHGEGNVAIHTQMVLDALQQQPAYSSLSAQDQEILWAAALLHDVEKRSTTITEADGRITSAGHARKGEGTVRHILYSEIQTPFHIREQVAKLVKYHSLPLWLLERQDPLRTIIHASIQVNTAHLALLARADMIGRIAPDKEEMLYRIDCFEEYCKEHQCWGTTWPFENADARMHFLTKEDVAPGYVPYHPPSVKVVIMSGLPGAGKDTYVKKHFKQPEWEIISLDDIRVQMKISPTDKSGNGTVVQAAKEQARVCLRSKRPFVWNATNTTQQMREQLIALCLQYDAHVTVVYVEVPFRELFRQNGGREAIVPVPVMHKLIGKLEVPDLTEAHEVVYQIR; translated from the coding sequence ATGTGGACAATCACAAATAACAGATCATGGTCGTACCTGGAGCAACAGTATGACTGGGTCCGCGATATGCAGCATGTGCCGCAGGACCCTATTCATCACGGAGAAGGCAATGTGGCCATTCATACACAGATGGTGCTGGATGCTTTACAACAGCAACCGGCATACAGTAGTTTATCTGCCCAGGATCAGGAAATACTCTGGGCGGCCGCTTTACTACATGATGTTGAAAAGCGTAGTACAACAATAACAGAAGCCGATGGGCGTATCACCTCTGCTGGTCATGCCCGCAAAGGCGAAGGGACTGTGCGGCATATACTCTATAGTGAGATACAAACACCTTTTCACATCCGGGAGCAGGTCGCCAAACTCGTGAAGTATCATAGTCTGCCACTGTGGTTACTGGAACGACAGGATCCTCTACGCACAATCATCCATGCGTCAATACAGGTCAATACTGCACACCTGGCGTTACTGGCACGTGCCGACATGATTGGACGCATCGCACCCGATAAAGAAGAGATGCTCTATCGTATAGACTGCTTCGAAGAATACTGCAAAGAGCATCAGTGCTGGGGAACCACCTGGCCATTTGAAAATGCAGACGCCCGTATGCATTTTTTAACGAAGGAAGATGTGGCGCCGGGTTATGTGCCTTATCACCCGCCATCGGTGAAGGTGGTGATCATGAGCGGACTGCCGGGAGCCGGTAAGGATACATACGTAAAAAAGCACTTTAAACAGCCGGAGTGGGAGATCATTTCGCTGGATGATATCCGCGTACAAATGAAGATCAGTCCTACTGATAAAAGTGGTAATGGTACAGTGGTGCAGGCTGCAAAAGAACAGGCCAGGGTGTGTCTGCGCAGCAAACGTCCTTTTGTGTGGAATGCGACGAACACCACTCAGCAGATGCGTGAACAGCTGATAGCGCTTTGCCTGCAATACGATGCACACGTGACAGTAGTATATGTCGAAGTGCCCTTCAGGGAACTATTCCGTCAGAACGGTGGGAGAGAGGCTATCGTGCCTGTACCTGTTATGCACAAACTGATAGGTAAGCTGGAGGTGCCTGATCTGACCGAAGCGCATGAGGTAGTGTATCAGATACGCTAA
- a CDS encoding RNA ligase family protein yields the protein MAISEKYGRTYHFPFSPGTTSDDRIQHDYWQCITAIPQLIHTEKLDGENNCLSRYGVFARSHVAPTTSPWTESLRRYWQLIKHDLGDLEIFLENVYAIHSIEYRQLDHHFYVFAVRENGCWLSWEETCFYAAMLDLPTVPVIKQLSAPQHKADFEHDILSIVKGPGSFAAHDAATGVPVTMEGLVTRNAAGFPVAAFAENVFKYVRKGHVKTDVHWTRNWRRAALQHEGGKYVDNHK from the coding sequence ATGGCTATCTCAGAAAAATATGGCCGTACCTATCATTTTCCGTTCTCGCCCGGAACTACCAGCGATGATCGTATTCAGCATGATTATTGGCAGTGTATCACTGCAATACCTCAGCTGATACACACGGAAAAACTGGACGGTGAAAATAATTGCCTGTCCCGCTATGGTGTATTTGCCCGCTCGCATGTAGCGCCAACTACATCTCCCTGGACAGAAAGTCTGCGCCGTTACTGGCAACTTATAAAACATGATCTGGGCGATCTGGAGATATTCCTGGAGAACGTGTATGCGATACACTCTATTGAATACAGACAGCTGGATCATCATTTTTATGTATTCGCCGTACGCGAAAATGGCTGTTGGCTGAGCTGGGAAGAGACCTGCTTTTACGCAGCAATGCTCGATCTGCCAACAGTACCTGTTATTAAACAACTGTCTGCCCCGCAGCATAAAGCAGACTTTGAGCATGATATCCTATCTATTGTGAAAGGCCCTGGTAGCTTTGCCGCACATGATGCTGCTACCGGTGTGCCGGTTACAATGGAGGGACTTGTAACACGCAATGCCGCAGGATTCCCAGTAGCTGCATTCGCGGAGAACGTATTTAAATATGTACGTAAAGGGCACGTGAAGACAGACGTACACTGGACGCGCAACTGGCGCAGAGCGGCCCTGCAACATGAAGGAGGTAAGTATGTGGACAATCACAAATAA
- a CDS encoding glucoamylase family protein — MSNLLFFSLLAAIPAMMSCGGSSSRQPAKDSTAAATDTVALSADSIFNIVEERTFQYFWDGAEPSSGMARERYHVDGDYPENDMNVVTSGGSGFGVMAILAGIERGYVTRAAGLERLTRIVSFLEKADRFHGAWPHWLYGETGKVKPFGQKDNGGDLVETSFMLQGLLCVRQYFANGNEAEKALAARINTLWKDVDFNWYRNGKNVLYWHWSPNYQWEMNFAVTGYNECLIMYVLAAASPTHGISADVYHNGWARQGAIRDSINAYGHTLKLSHNFAKEYGGPLFWSHYSYLGLDPHGLKDRYADYWENNLNHVLINREWCIQNPKRYKGYGPDSWGLTASYSVKGYAAHAPGEKNDLGVISPTAALSSMPYTPEYSKQAMVHWYNDMRDKLFGPYGFYDAFSETDNWYPQRYLAIDQGPIVVMMENYRSGLLWKLFMSCPEVQQGLKKLDFQSPYLQ, encoded by the coding sequence ATGAGCAACTTACTATTCTTCAGTTTGCTGGCCGCGATACCAGCAATGATGTCATGTGGAGGTTCCTCCTCCCGTCAGCCGGCAAAGGACAGTACGGCCGCCGCTACAGATACCGTAGCACTATCGGCGGATTCCATTTTTAACATTGTGGAGGAACGAACCTTCCAGTACTTCTGGGATGGTGCAGAACCCAGCAGTGGTATGGCACGGGAGCGGTATCATGTCGATGGGGACTATCCGGAAAATGACATGAATGTTGTCACTTCGGGTGGTAGTGGGTTTGGTGTAATGGCTATACTGGCAGGTATTGAACGGGGATATGTCACCCGGGCAGCAGGACTGGAACGGCTGACCAGAATTGTTTCCTTCCTGGAAAAGGCGGATCGTTTTCATGGTGCATGGCCTCACTGGCTATATGGCGAGACCGGTAAAGTAAAACCTTTCGGACAAAAGGATAATGGCGGAGATCTGGTGGAAACCTCGTTTATGCTACAGGGACTTCTTTGTGTAAGACAATACTTCGCCAATGGCAATGAGGCAGAAAAAGCACTGGCCGCCCGCATCAATACACTGTGGAAAGATGTCGACTTCAACTGGTACAGAAATGGTAAAAACGTGCTGTACTGGCATTGGTCACCTAATTACCAATGGGAGATGAACTTTGCTGTAACCGGTTATAATGAATGTCTGATCATGTATGTACTGGCAGCTGCCTCTCCTACTCATGGTATTTCCGCGGATGTCTATCACAACGGTTGGGCCAGGCAGGGCGCTATCAGGGACAGCATTAACGCATATGGGCATACGTTAAAACTGTCGCACAACTTTGCCAAGGAGTACGGCGGACCATTATTCTGGTCACATTACTCGTACCTGGGGCTCGACCCGCATGGATTAAAAGATCGGTATGCGGATTACTGGGAAAATAATCTGAACCATGTACTGATCAACCGGGAATGGTGTATACAGAATCCGAAGCGGTATAAAGGTTATGGCCCCGATAGCTGGGGACTTACCGCCAGTTACTCTGTAAAAGGATATGCAGCACATGCACCCGGAGAAAAGAATGACCTGGGCGTCATTTCTCCTACAGCCGCCCTTTCTTCCATGCCCTATACACCCGAATATTCCAAACAGGCTATGGTACACTGGTACAATGACATGCGTGATAAACTCTTTGGTCCATATGGATTCTATGATGCATTCAGTGAGACGGACAACTGGTATCCGCAGCGATACCTCGCCATTGATCAGGGACCTATCGTCGTGATGATGGAGAACTATCGCAGCGGATTATTATGGAAACTGTTTATGAGTTGTCCTGAAGTACAGCAGGGCTTGAAGAAACTGGATTTTCAGAGCCCTTACCTGCAGTAA
- a CDS encoding acyltransferase family protein, producing MSQLSAPGKHLAGLDHLRAFAITFVFVYHYRIFKHPDWIDTIGGFGWTGVDLFFVLSGFLISSQLFAQISRQEELSFREFFLKRFFRIIPAYLTVLALYFFIPLFREKEALPPLWKFLTFTQNFGLDLKEKGTFSHAWSLCIEEQFYFLLPLILIMLVRWKALRAGPWLIGGLFTAGFAIRLFCWYTFAVPAQHADDYWVIWYKWIYYPTFTRLDGLLTGVAIAAAFAFLPAVKQKITALGNKLLFIGLILLTGAWFLCEEPAAFAPSILGFPLVAIGYGAMVAGAVSESSFLYKRKLAFTTTLATLSYGIYLSHKGVIKLTQMTLGNTGIDPDGTPAFFICILNCVLAAYLLHLIIEKPFMKLRQRILSPKVTAGKGSENPVSSSPAVLQDNS from the coding sequence ATGTCACAACTCTCAGCACCCGGTAAACATCTTGCCGGATTAGACCATTTGCGCGCGTTTGCGATCACCTTTGTATTCGTTTATCACTACCGTATATTTAAACATCCTGACTGGATCGATACCATCGGTGGTTTCGGCTGGACGGGCGTTGACCTGTTCTTCGTCCTGAGTGGTTTCCTGATCTCCTCTCAGTTATTCGCACAGATCAGTCGTCAGGAGGAACTTTCCTTCAGGGAGTTTTTCCTCAAGCGTTTTTTCAGGATCATTCCTGCTTACCTGACAGTATTGGCGCTGTATTTTTTTATCCCCTTATTCCGTGAAAAGGAAGCACTGCCTCCATTGTGGAAGTTCCTCACCTTTACACAGAATTTTGGTCTGGATCTGAAGGAAAAGGGTACCTTCTCGCATGCCTGGTCATTGTGTATAGAAGAGCAGTTCTATTTCCTGCTGCCCCTCATACTGATCATGCTTGTACGCTGGAAGGCATTGAGGGCTGGTCCGTGGCTGATAGGCGGACTTTTTACAGCGGGTTTCGCCATACGGCTGTTTTGCTGGTATACATTCGCTGTGCCTGCGCAGCACGCAGATGACTATTGGGTGATCTGGTACAAATGGATATACTATCCGACATTCACGCGTCTTGATGGATTGCTTACGGGGGTGGCTATTGCAGCCGCCTTTGCTTTCCTGCCTGCTGTGAAACAAAAGATCACTGCACTGGGTAATAAACTACTGTTTATCGGGTTGATATTATTAACAGGTGCATGGTTCCTGTGTGAGGAACCTGCTGCATTTGCTCCTTCCATTCTCGGATTTCCGCTGGTGGCCATTGGCTATGGTGCCATGGTCGCAGGTGCAGTAAGTGAAAGCAGTTTTCTGTATAAACGAAAGCTCGCTTTTACAACTACACTTGCTACTTTGTCTTATGGTATCTATCTTTCCCACAAAGGCGTGATTAAACTCACACAGATGACGCTGGGGAATACAGGTATTGATCCTGACGGTACCCCTGCCTTTTTTATCTGTATCCTCAATTGTGTACTTGCGGCTTACCTGTTGCACCTCATCATAGAAAAGCCATTTATGAAGCTAAGGCAAAGGATATTGTCACCGAAAGTTACTGCAGGTAAGGGCTCTGAAAATCCAGTTTCTTCAAGCCCTGCTGTACTTCAGGACAACTCATAA